The genomic window TTGCGTAGTACGTTTAGTTCTTTACGATATACGTCAACTCCTTCATAATTAATTAATACCTCTCCGTTCATAATCTTAAATGATTACTCTTTGTGGCGTTTTTTTAGTTCTTGAGCCAACTCTTCAATTCTGTGACCTTTTGAAGTTAGCAGTACAATTAAGTGATATATTAGGTCAGAAGCCTCATACAAGAATCCTTCGTCTGTTCCGTTAGTTGCTTCAATAACAGTCTCAACAGCCTCCTCTCCCACTTTCTGAGCCATACGGTTAACACCTTTCTTAAATAGTGAAGTGGTGTAAGAGCCTTCAGGCATTTCTTGTTTGCGGCGGTCTATGAAATCTTGTAAATAAGATAAAAAGAAAAGATCCGTTTCGTTAGTCTCTCCAAAGCAAGTGTCGCTACCTGTATGACATACTGGACCTACAGGTTTTACTTTAATTAAAAGTGTATCGTTATCACAGTCTACAGCAATAGATACCACATTTAAGAAGTTACCACTTGTCTCTCCTTTTGTCCACAATCTATTTTTTGTACGACTAAAGAAAGTAACTTTTCCAATCTCTTGAGTTTTTGCTAAAGCCTC from Bacteroidales bacterium includes these protein-coding regions:
- a CDS encoding bifunctional phosphoribosyl-AMP cyclohydrolase/phosphoribosyl-ATP diphosphatase HisIE; its protein translation is MKLDFNKMGGLIPAIIQDSCTGKVLMLGFMNEEALAKTQEIGKVTFFSRTKNRLWTKGETSGNFLNVVSIAVDCDNDTLLIKVKPVGPVCHTGSDTCFGETNETDLFFLSYLQDFIDRRKQEMPEGSYTTSLFKKGVNRMAQKVGEEAVETVIEATNGTDEGFLYEASDLIYHLIVLLTSKGHRIEELAQELKKRHKE